From Paenibacillus sp. PL2-23:
AAGCCGCCAGGCTCGCGGGGGCAGGCTCTGCACCAGGATAATTTTTACCTCAAGGTAGAGCCCGGCAACTGCATAGCGGCATGGACGGCGATCGACCCCGCGCATGAGGACAATGGCAGTCTGCTCGTCGTGCCGAATACGCAGGATGAAGAGATCGTCTGTCCGGAGCTGGCGGACTCTAAGGAGTCTTTCACCACCCATTTTGTGAAGCCGCCGAAGGATAAGAAAGCGATGCCGGTTATCATGAACCGGGGCGATTGCTTATTCTTCAATGGCAATCTGATCCACGGCTCTTATCGGAACAAAACAAAGGATCAATTCCGGCGTGCCTTCATCTGCCATTACGCAAATGAATCCGCATCCCGCATCTCCGGCTTCTATCGACCGTTATATCGCGCGAGCGGGGAAAGCGTCGATCTGGAGATCAGCCAAGACGGGGGACCTTGCGGAGTGGAGTTTGACAACGCTTATCCGCACTAATCGATTCCTGCTGCATAACGAGGGACCAAGCGCGCGCTTGGTCCCTGATTATTTTTATTTTTCGCATGCAATGCCATCTTTATCTCTATCGCTTTTTTTGTTTGCTTCATACAACTCACTTGAAACATGAGGTTTGTATTTGGTTTTTCCGCCCTTGTTTTTAATAGACGAAGATTTAGCCACACCACCCGGATAATCTTTATTAAGTTCTGTACAGTTTTTGTACGTTTTAGCCTTTACAGCAGCTTCTATTGATGCATCTCCTAGAATAGCCCCGCTCAACAGTAATAGGGCAATGAACACATACAATGATTTTCTCAATTTGAAACCTCTCCTTTGGTTATCTCAGCCAACTGTTCTATTATACCATTTCTTTAATTTTCCTGTAAAATAACATTATTTTGAACAGAAATCGTTGTAACGATGGATCGTTGAGATTTGCTAATCCACCTGTCATACAATCCCTGTGATATAATCTGTTTGACCGTAGGTCGACGTAACCGACAGGACTCCAGCACGTATACAATGGAACAAACAAAGAAGTTAAGGGACTGGCGCAGATGATAATCGAGATGACAGCACAGGCGGACGCATGGTATAGGCAGGCAGAAGCGAAAGCGGAGGCGTATTTCGAAGTCTTGAACAGGCAAGTGAGCACGCAAGCCTACGTGTCCAGCCTGACGCAGGATTTTATGCAGTGGAGCAAACAGCATGTCCGCAACCCCAGCTGGACCTCCTTCTATTCACGCGCGAATAAGAAGCCTTCCTCCAAGCACTACCACCGATATTTGAGCTGGATGGAGCGGAGGGGAGAGCTGGATGCTTATTTGGAGCGAAGCGTCTCCTATATGTACATGCGGGATTTGGGCAAGCGGCTAGACGCTCCCGATACGATCCAGCGCATTCAGCGTCTGGTATCATTTGTCAAAAAATATATGATGGAGTCGACAGACTCCGCTGAAGGAGAGCACCCAGCATTTCTTAGCCTCGCGGGCATCTACCGGTGGGCGCAGCAGGAAGGCGTAGAGGAAGCCGCCATATGGGTCATTCATAAGCTGAAGCAGGTTGGCTCTCGTATACCAGAGGAGATGGACGCCGATCACGGTATTCGCAAATTGATGAAAATCATCTTCGGGGTAGTCCTCCATGTAATGGAGGATATGGATGACAGCATCCTGCCGGAAGAGAGGGCAAGTCGACTGGATGCGGCCATTCGAATGGGCTATTGCTACGGGCTTACATATCCCTTTATTGATGATTTGCTGGATTCAAGCGTATTGTCGCCGGAGGAGAAGCTTACCTATTCCACGATGATACGATCAACTCTCCTGCAAGGAGCAGTGCCGGCTTTCCATCCGCAGCAATGGCCAGAGCGCCATGTTGAGCTCATTCGGTTCGTTCATTCCGAGCTTGGCGAAGCTTTCGATTATATGAAGCAACAGCAAAGCCAGGA
This genomic window contains:
- a CDS encoding phytanoyl-CoA dioxygenase family protein; amino-acid sequence: MTITLRILTAEQKEQFEKEGYLIVPGLFSEAELQEIDDTFEAMSHRTIPGYFEPKLDGDDNDPLKRYPRVMHPHRFDDTAKKYMLHGPVMAVLADLYGEEALAAQSMFYYKPPGSRGQALHQDNFYLKVEPGNCIAAWTAIDPAHEDNGSLLVVPNTQDEEIVCPELADSKESFTTHFVKPPKDKKAMPVIMNRGDCLFFNGNLIHGSYRNKTKDQFRRAFICHYANESASRISGFYRPLYRASGESVDLEISQDGGPCGVEFDNAYPH
- a CDS encoding excalibur calcium-binding domain-containing protein, coding for MRKSLYVFIALLLLSGAILGDASIEAAVKAKTYKNCTELNKDYPGGVAKSSSIKNKGGKTKYKPHVSSELYEANKKSDRDKDGIACEK